The Petrocella atlantisensis genome has a window encoding:
- the cheB gene encoding chemotaxis-specific protein-glutamate methyltransferase CheB, which produces MAIKVLIVDDSRVFREILSRGIMVDPTITVVATAVDPYDAVDKILEFEPDVVTCDIEMPKMNGIEFIKRLMPQYPVPVIVVSAVSNKVFDAMNAGAVEFVSKPSAQSPESVQDFILAVINKIKAAFNATVIIDEKPINIEKNRHQVIKQFDLIGIGASTGGTEAIFKLLKQLPEELPGIVVVQHIPPIFSAMYAERLNQQTHFTVKEAANNDIIKRNHVYVAPGDQHVQVRKVDGTYVLRVFAGNKVSGHCPSVDVLFSSMAEEAKERAMGVLLTGMGYDGAKGITTMKRKGAITIGQDEASSVVYGMPKVAYELNGITKQTSLDLMGHYMMKYLR; this is translated from the coding sequence ATGGCTATTAAAGTATTGATTGTTGACGACAGTCGCGTTTTTAGGGAAATACTATCAAGAGGTATCATGGTGGACCCTACGATAACAGTTGTTGCTACGGCTGTAGATCCTTATGATGCAGTCGATAAGATTCTTGAGTTTGAACCGGATGTGGTTACGTGTGATATTGAGATGCCTAAGATGAACGGTATAGAATTTATCAAGCGCTTGATGCCCCAGTATCCTGTTCCGGTTATTGTTGTGAGTGCTGTAAGCAATAAAGTCTTTGATGCTATGAATGCAGGTGCTGTTGAATTTGTTTCCAAGCCAAGCGCTCAGTCACCGGAAAGTGTTCAAGACTTTATATTGGCGGTAATTAACAAGATCAAAGCAGCATTTAACGCTACGGTTATAATTGACGAAAAGCCGATTAACATAGAAAAGAACCGACATCAAGTTATTAAACAATTTGACTTAATCGGGATTGGTGCTTCTACCGGTGGTACGGAAGCCATATTCAAGTTACTTAAACAATTACCTGAGGAATTACCGGGCATCGTAGTAGTACAGCATATACCACCGATTTTTTCAGCAATGTATGCTGAACGGTTGAATCAACAAACGCACTTTACGGTGAAAGAAGCAGCAAACAATGATATCATTAAGAGAAACCATGTATATGTAGCACCAGGTGATCAACATGTACAAGTTAGAAAAGTGGATGGTACTTACGTTCTTAGGGTGTTTGCCGGTAATAAGGTTAGTGGGCACTGTCCCTCAGTGGATGTATTGTTTTCATCTATGGCCGAGGAAGCTAAGGAAAGAGCTATGGGTGTTCTGTTAACCGGAATGGGTTATGATGGTGCAAAAGGTATAACAACTATGAAAAGGAAGGGTGCCATCACCATTGGTCAAGACGAAGCTTCAAGTGTGGTCTATGGCATGCCTAAAGTAGCCTATGAATTAAATGGCATAACAAAGCAGACGTCTTTAGATCTAATGGGTCATTATATGATGAAATACTTGAGGTGA
- a CDS encoding chemotaxis protein CheD: protein MLNVGIGEYRVSNNQSEIMITHALGSCVALIIHCNHTNHTAMAHIVLPENSSIRNRALYKMKPGYFASDIVPVMVNYFLNELGCKKSQLEVHLIGGAVSGLPTDQFLVGQKNKAMVRHLVSTYGLKIDDSETGKRYSRTVTVKVSNGHIHVKRQNMIL, encoded by the coding sequence ATGTTAAATGTGGGTATTGGTGAATATAGAGTATCTAATAATCAAAGTGAGATTATGATAACACATGCGCTTGGTTCCTGTGTTGCACTTATTATCCATTGCAATCATACAAATCATACAGCGATGGCCCATATAGTCCTACCGGAAAATTCAAGTATAAGAAATAGGGCTCTATACAAGATGAAGCCGGGTTATTTTGCGTCAGATATTGTACCGGTAATGGTAAACTATTTTCTGAATGAATTAGGTTGTAAGAAAAGTCAATTAGAAGTGCATCTTATTGGCGGAGCAGTATCCGGTCTGCCGACGGATCAATTTTTAGTCGGACAAAAAAACAAAGCAATGGTTAGACATTTGGTCAGTACTTATGGATTAAAAATTGATGATTCAGAAACAGGCAAGCGTTATAGCCGAACCGTTACAGTTAAGGTATCAAACGGCCATATTCATGTTAAACGGCAAAATATGATATTATAG
- a CDS encoding ATP-binding protein: protein MKKNMDYYNILEALGDGVITVNEHNEIEYINKKAIEVIGNQPEPMDDIARFFRVKTDEKGEIIKNIIDEVKASGITRGLERGAYIMVPNVGKRYMSASITRIQVQNLYQVVLSIRDVTNLIQLENEHIEQKNNLEIINDALPLGLVVVDEDRKVIKINRYISHNFDVKQAQAGEALLGNLLRCSNAKDKLCGLSEGCADCKMRQSVHALYEDSQDYLSNRLQFKHTIFDKNIYRDYQLGFVKIMSHDEIQTLIIIQDITEQVNYEKRIKKAKDDAIEANRLKSEFLSNMSHEIRTPLNGIIGMVDLTRRYLTDPSLIENLDIAKSSSMNLLNIINSILDISKIEAGKLTLFKKPFCIDRLFEEVYKENLFKAQEKNIDFNLQICPTAMGRVIGDRIRLKQVLTNLVDNAIKFTDVGEVMMHYCFSMIGSNKLELRVHVKDTGIGISEDFKANLFESFTQADGSYTRKKGGTGLGLTISKKIIRLFGGNLTVKSEEGMGSDFYFSIPLDVETESGQEIEAYYRRLDTLYEPFYKQELSETQHKKGRILVIEDDEINRRIISKQLVLDGHTVDVAENGKIGVNEVEKNLAYDVIFMDIQMPVMSGLEAVDIIRRSDKGRKATIIALTALALKEDRDVIMKHNFDLYITKPIQLQKISEMVHALMDGDKRILHDVRYNEALVIMHDDVKTERVSTVETILEKIRYLYKEKDSNEITAQAQKLVDYFERSGQDELRILAFKLVMATRKEKWDNILDFVEKIALDLT from the coding sequence ATGAAAAAAAATATGGATTATTATAACATTTTGGAAGCCCTGGGAGACGGTGTCATTACGGTTAATGAACACAATGAGATTGAATACATTAATAAAAAGGCTATTGAAGTCATTGGTAATCAACCAGAACCTATGGATGACATAGCTCGGTTCTTTCGAGTTAAAACAGATGAAAAAGGTGAAATCATCAAGAACATCATTGATGAAGTCAAAGCATCAGGTATTACAAGAGGGCTAGAAAGAGGCGCATATATTATGGTGCCCAATGTAGGGAAGCGGTATATGTCGGCAAGTATTACACGTATACAGGTTCAGAATCTTTATCAGGTAGTACTTAGTATTCGAGATGTTACTAATTTAATCCAGTTAGAAAATGAGCATATCGAACAAAAGAATAATTTAGAAATTATCAATGACGCCTTGCCTTTAGGCTTAGTTGTGGTGGATGAGGATAGAAAAGTGATCAAGATTAACCGCTATATCTCACATAACTTTGATGTGAAACAAGCACAGGCTGGTGAAGCATTACTCGGGAACTTATTGAGATGTTCAAATGCCAAGGACAAATTATGTGGATTAAGTGAAGGATGTGCTGACTGTAAAATGAGACAAAGTGTTCATGCATTATATGAAGACAGTCAAGATTATCTTTCTAACAGGTTACAGTTTAAGCATACTATTTTTGATAAAAATATCTATAGAGATTATCAACTGGGATTTGTGAAAATCATGAGTCATGATGAAATACAGACCTTGATTATTATTCAAGATATAACAGAGCAAGTCAACTATGAAAAAAGGATAAAAAAAGCTAAAGATGATGCAATTGAAGCCAATCGACTAAAAAGCGAATTCTTATCGAATATGAGTCATGAAATTCGGACACCTTTAAACGGTATCATAGGAATGGTGGACCTTACAAGACGTTACCTAACAGATCCGTCATTAATTGAGAACCTTGATATTGCCAAATCTTCTAGTATGAATCTGTTAAATATTATCAACAGTATCTTAGATATTTCTAAAATTGAAGCAGGTAAATTGACATTATTTAAAAAACCTTTTTGCATAGATCGACTTTTTGAAGAAGTTTATAAAGAAAATCTCTTTAAAGCTCAGGAGAAGAACATTGATTTTAATCTACAAATATGTCCCACCGCCATGGGAAGGGTTATTGGAGACAGAATTAGACTTAAGCAAGTACTGACGAATCTCGTGGATAATGCTATCAAATTTACAGATGTAGGTGAGGTCATGATGCATTATTGTTTTTCTATGATTGGGAGCAACAAACTGGAATTACGCGTACATGTAAAAGATACCGGTATTGGCATTAGTGAAGACTTCAAGGCGAATTTATTTGAGAGCTTCACGCAAGCCGATGGTTCTTACACACGGAAAAAAGGTGGTACTGGTCTTGGTTTAACCATTTCTAAGAAAATAATTAGACTTTTTGGCGGCAACTTAACGGTTAAATCAGAAGAAGGCATGGGTTCAGATTTCTACTTTAGTATCCCTCTAGACGTTGAGACAGAATCAGGACAGGAAATAGAAGCTTATTATAGAAGATTAGATACCCTGTATGAGCCTTTTTATAAGCAGGAACTATCCGAGACTCAACATAAAAAGGGAAGGATTTTGGTCATTGAAGATGATGAGATTAATCGTAGAATCATTTCTAAACAGCTGGTATTAGATGGACATACCGTTGATGTAGCGGAAAATGGGAAAATAGGCGTGAATGAAGTAGAAAAAAATCTTGCTTATGATGTGATTTTTATGGATATTCAGATGCCGGTGATGAGTGGGCTTGAGGCTGTTGATATTATTCGGAGAAGCGATAAAGGCAGAAAAGCAACCATTATTGCTTTGACAGCACTAGCATTAAAAGAAGATCGGGATGTAATTATGAAGCATAACTTTGACTTATATATTACGAAACCCATACAGTTACAGAAAATATCTGAAATGGTTCATGCACTCATGGATGGTGATAAAAGAATACTTCATGACGTGCGGTACAATGAAGCATTAGTCATCATGCATGATGATGTCAAGACAGAACGCGTCAGTACGGTAGAAACAATACTAGAAAAGATTAGATATCTCTATAAGGAGAAAGATAGTAATGAAATAACCGCTCAAGCTCAGAAATTGGTTGATTATTTTGAAAGAAGTGGACAAGATGAATTAAGAATATTGGCTTTTAAGCTGGTGATGGCAACACGCAAAGAAAAATGGGATAATATTTTAGATTTTGTAGAAAAAATAGCTTTAGATTTGACTTAA
- a CDS encoding response regulator: MRILIAEDDVVSRKLMWKILSDYGDCDLVINGLEAIDAFLLALKDKEPYDMIFLDIMMPKVDGVKVLKTIRDLEMQNQINNPVKIIMTTALGETEVVDDAFTKGANAYATKPLDIEKLIEVIKNLQLTR; the protein is encoded by the coding sequence TTGAGAATACTTATAGCAGAAGACGATGTGGTGAGCAGAAAACTTATGTGGAAGATCTTGTCCGATTATGGGGACTGTGATTTGGTTATTAACGGCCTTGAGGCTATCGATGCTTTTCTATTAGCCTTAAAAGACAAAGAGCCCTATGATATGATTTTCTTGGATATCATGATGCCCAAGGTAGATGGTGTAAAAGTATTAAAAACCATTCGAGACTTGGAGATGCAAAATCAAATCAACAATCCTGTTAAAATCATTATGACAACTGCTCTTGGTGAGACGGAAGTCGTGGATGATGCATTTACTAAAGGGGCTAATGCTTATGCAACCAAACCGTTGGATATTGAGAAGCTTATTGAAGTCATTAAGAACCTACAATTGACACGTTAA
- a CDS encoding methylated-DNA--[protein]-cysteine S-methyltransferase, with protein sequence MNINVAYYDSPIGLIMIEAKNENIIRVSFVDIATLSENASPILEKAKKQMAEYFEGKRKEFDLQMAFEGTQFEKKVFKALTEVEYGKVATYKDIAIKVGHNKAYRAIGGTNHKNKLAIIVPCHRIIGSNGKMTGYASGIWRKTWLLDHEKKNSTD encoded by the coding sequence ATGAACATAAATGTTGCTTATTATGATTCGCCCATTGGTTTAATCATGATAGAAGCAAAAAATGAAAATATTATAAGGGTATCATTTGTAGATATTGCAACGCTATCTGAGAATGCTAGCCCCATACTTGAAAAAGCAAAAAAACAAATGGCTGAATATTTTGAAGGTAAAAGAAAAGAATTTGATTTACAGATGGCTTTTGAGGGCACACAATTTGAAAAAAAAGTTTTTAAGGCACTAACAGAGGTTGAATATGGTAAAGTGGCCACATATAAAGACATAGCTATAAAAGTAGGTCATAACAAGGCGTACCGTGCCATAGGAGGCACCAATCATAAGAACAAACTGGCAATCATAGTGCCTTGTCACCGAATTATTGGCAGTAATGGTAAGATGACGGGTTATGCAAGCGGTATCTGGCGCAAAACTTGGCTCCTTGACCATGAAAAGAAAAATAGTACTGATTAG
- a CDS encoding S-layer homology domain-containing protein, giving the protein MFKKQLRSFIGILLLLVMTTTIAFGNEAIPSNWAKDEVDEAMTHGLIHESLRKGYKGPIRRYEYVLLALSIVEKTGRDIELESEYAFSDILGHPYEQEILKAYSFKIIDGYGNGLFKPDAYITRQEVASLVYKLMNALGLDDDALIQLGTQYSDGNHISGWAKKAVDYCYQNNIMKGVGKDHTGLDIIRPLGTTTLEEAILLMYRLANQKEIVNAPSIGQITIDENNTNSTVDKEAGEAFDLTYFSRYFSLEAATLLLELEDSENIRIIDVSDKSALLSIGSNNTIYLVKDSRGIILELNSYTNIDTSVETLFKQLLNVINGNDFVVDRLEEGLKELKNDGIRFEERIGDNYQIMGYLDDTMDDVYIVKFHDVAR; this is encoded by the coding sequence ATGTTTAAAAAGCAATTACGGTCATTTATTGGAATACTGCTACTGTTGGTTATGACAACAACAATTGCATTTGGAAATGAAGCGATACCAAGCAATTGGGCTAAAGATGAGGTTGATGAGGCGATGACCCATGGACTGATTCATGAGAGTTTAAGGAAAGGCTATAAAGGGCCCATTAGACGTTATGAATATGTCTTATTAGCATTATCTATAGTTGAAAAAACAGGTAGAGATATTGAACTAGAATCAGAGTATGCTTTTTCGGACATCTTAGGCCATCCCTATGAGCAAGAGATACTTAAAGCCTACAGTTTTAAGATTATTGACGGTTATGGTAACGGACTATTTAAGCCGGATGCCTATATTACACGGCAAGAGGTTGCAAGTCTTGTATACAAACTTATGAATGCGTTGGGCCTTGACGATGACGCCCTCATTCAATTAGGTACCCAATATTCTGACGGCAATCATATCAGTGGTTGGGCGAAAAAAGCCGTCGATTATTGTTATCAGAACAACATCATGAAAGGTGTCGGTAAGGATCACACAGGACTTGATATTATACGACCTTTAGGCACAACAACTCTAGAAGAGGCCATCTTACTTATGTACCGACTGGCTAATCAGAAAGAAATAGTCAACGCACCTTCTATTGGTCAAATCACGATTGATGAAAACAACACGAATAGTACGGTTGATAAAGAAGCCGGAGAGGCCTTTGATCTTACTTATTTTTCAAGATATTTCTCTTTAGAAGCTGCAACACTACTATTAGAGCTAGAAGATTCGGAGAATATTCGTATTATTGATGTATCAGATAAATCAGCATTACTTAGTATAGGGTCAAATAATACAATTTACTTGGTTAAAGACTCAAGAGGTATTATATTAGAACTTAACAGTTATACGAACATAGATACATCTGTGGAGACTTTGTTCAAACAATTACTTAACGTAATCAATGGTAATGACTTCGTTGTAGACAGATTAGAAGAAGGCCTTAAAGAACTAAAAAATGATGGAATACGATTCGAAGAACGTATTGGTGATAACTATCAAATTATGGGATATCTGGATGACACCATGGATGATGTTTATATTGTCAAGTTCCATGATGTGGCACGATGA
- a CDS encoding vWA domain-containing protein, with amino-acid sequence MTKINFKSWISMLLIMVMVISMGVSVQADTVDYEAPIFMNKMIVDNKTQVLVNDTFQVSYRFQPQDIPVDTLLPEDYNTPKDIILIIDTSGSMAWDVNGNSISQSRYWSDYEVITESEYRENNNAYNKVANEVGQNDPWDERVSQWYWVRDGWSWTRVWTYTYYQYTYYQRYWINTAATSRMDLAKNSAKNFLKQLKDAPNTNVGIIEYNSDTSVKYRNNSMLLPIDNSTNYNFLVSAVNDLSAGGGTNIGLGMYEGFKSLNTNTDSEKYFIFLTDGVPTYYSYYDQDNDGKKDNNESYYNYENGSRLKRGGTGSSDNDGLALNYGKNIGRLIKGSSRAIQSYFIAFADDDAGNTLKAISDEANGTYKKALSGNALEDIYSELGEQISSDFSLKNVYFEETFNDAFEIVSYPSSMEKVSQTVKGEFGSINYNLNAAGTHFVASPMEFTITLKAKTAGAYVIGEGQQSFIRYKDLDDVVKIKEFADIDMIVTETQAPVMNVNLSNTKEHQSNYILTININEDARLQVYDVNDTVLFSFAGLQGDNKLDMTKDQLIGNYLKVRATDVYGNVTNETVPIITVTSIQSQVHSELVLQTQINSTVTKIDLNEATVATGKFTDALGQYRQNLTLEEGSNLIEIGVENAFGNTGNLYHDKSIEADNAPPIIKYDHMKGFILNGAAMPVYVETNGTGSRIVETHYMKLTSGATSATIADFSHLIGTSQGLMIEMTEDEIDAIAVFAPNKNDDEHLHERFNVTENGYYAVYARDEGGNEAVIVIRINNRMDELPNLL; translated from the coding sequence ATGACAAAAATAAATTTTAAATCATGGATCAGTATGCTTTTGATAATGGTAATGGTCATCAGTATGGGTGTATCGGTGCAGGCAGATACCGTTGATTACGAAGCACCGATTTTTATGAACAAAATGATTGTCGACAATAAGACACAAGTATTAGTCAATGATACTTTTCAAGTCAGCTATAGGTTTCAACCTCAAGATATTCCTGTAGATACCCTTTTGCCGGAAGATTATAATACACCTAAAGATATAATTTTGATTATTGATACTTCAGGAAGTATGGCTTGGGATGTAAACGGGAATTCAATCAGTCAGTCTAGATATTGGAGTGATTATGAAGTTATAACAGAATCAGAATACAGAGAAAATAACAATGCTTATAATAAAGTTGCCAATGAAGTTGGTCAAAATGACCCTTGGGATGAAAGAGTATCACAATGGTATTGGGTTAGAGATGGATGGAGTTGGACAAGAGTCTGGACATACACCTATTATCAATATACCTATTATCAGCGATATTGGATAAACACAGCAGCAACTTCTAGAATGGATTTGGCTAAGAATTCAGCAAAAAACTTTCTAAAACAATTAAAAGATGCACCTAATACCAATGTTGGTATTATTGAATACAATTCAGATACTTCCGTTAAGTACAGAAATAATAGCATGTTACTACCCATAGACAATTCAACGAATTATAACTTCTTGGTTTCGGCGGTCAACGATCTAAGTGCTGGTGGTGGAACTAATATTGGTTTGGGTATGTACGAAGGATTCAAGTCTTTGAATACAAATACAGATTCAGAGAAATATTTTATATTTTTAACGGACGGTGTGCCAACCTATTATTCATACTATGATCAAGATAATGATGGAAAAAAAGACAATAACGAATCCTACTATAATTATGAAAATGGATCACGATTAAAAAGAGGTGGAACCGGTAGTAGTGATAATGATGGTCTAGCCCTTAATTATGGTAAAAATATCGGAAGACTTATAAAGGGTAGTAGCCGTGCTATTCAAAGCTATTTTATAGCTTTTGCCGATGATGATGCGGGCAATACCCTAAAAGCGATATCGGATGAAGCAAATGGCACCTATAAAAAAGCCTTATCAGGTAATGCATTGGAAGATATTTATTCTGAATTAGGCGAGCAAATTAGCAGCGATTTCTCACTTAAAAATGTCTACTTTGAAGAAACCTTTAATGACGCTTTTGAGATTGTAAGTTATCCTTCTTCCATGGAAAAAGTGAGTCAGACAGTAAAAGGCGAGTTTGGTAGTATCAATTATAATCTTAATGCGGCTGGGACACATTTCGTAGCCAGTCCTATGGAATTCACCATAACACTTAAGGCAAAGACAGCAGGTGCTTATGTTATTGGTGAAGGACAGCAATCCTTTATTCGCTATAAGGATCTAGATGATGTCGTTAAGATTAAAGAGTTTGCAGATATTGATATGATTGTAACTGAAACTCAAGCACCTGTTATGAATGTGAACTTGTCCAATACGAAGGAGCATCAATCCAACTACATATTAACCATAAATATTAATGAAGATGCGAGGCTCCAAGTATATGATGTAAATGATACGGTCTTATTCTCATTTGCAGGGTTACAAGGTGATAATAAGTTAGATATGACAAAAGACCAGTTAATAGGAAACTATCTCAAAGTGCGAGCGACGGATGTATATGGCAATGTGACCAACGAAACGGTACCTATCATTACAGTTACATCAATCCAGAGTCAAGTGCATTCTGAGTTAGTACTACAAACTCAAATCAACAGTACCGTTACTAAAATCGATCTAAACGAGGCGACAGTTGCAACGGGTAAGTTTACGGATGCACTTGGTCAATATAGGCAGAACCTTACTTTAGAAGAAGGTAGTAATCTTATTGAAATCGGTGTCGAGAATGCTTTCGGAAACACAGGTAATCTATATCATGATAAGAGCATTGAAGCAGATAATGCTCCACCGATCATAAAATACGATCATATGAAAGGTTTTATATTAAATGGTGCTGCTATGCCGGTTTATGTTGAAACCAATGGAACAGGTTCTAGGATTGTAGAGACACATTATATGAAACTGACAAGTGGTGCTACCAGTGCGACGATAGCTGACTTTAGTCATTTGATCGGAACCAGTCAAGGCTTAATGATAGAAATGACAGAAGATGAGATTGATGCTATTGCAGTGTTTGCACCAAATAAGAACGATGATGAACACCTTCATGAAAGGTTCAATGTAACAGAAAACGGTTATTATGCTGTATATGCAAGAGATGAAGGTGGCAACGAGGCAGTTATCGTTATAAGAATTAATAACAGGATGGATGAATTGCCAAATCTATTGTAA